A part of Andrena cerasifolii isolate SP2316 chromosome 10, iyAndCera1_principal, whole genome shotgun sequence genomic DNA contains:
- the LOC143374265 gene encoding nuclear receptor-binding factor 2 isoform X1, whose product METSILNANTRPPLSHAIPRIGIDVFTHRVSLPKAHERQRRAEALLLQGRYEEAAECQETAASLLGEAQARLGSTIVHLNTSGLSSQPSLAVNTSLHSFGTLESLALQRDYHKRQAAVVRMKQAQYEEYKATLENQQREILSKQAPKQLEKDAIELPSDKFDGTLRQAIYRTIEEQDSLLSLIPLPNNEDKAFKHPKDTGTVIEELKTVNYQLRCLVGSLLTQLEAKEEEVRQLTEQLQAASVSPNDETTSDNGHSLRLAPLPPLTPLEMPLFDFTST is encoded by the exons ATGGAGACTTCAATCCTGAACGCG AATACTCGCCCACCACTTTCCCATGCCATCCCTCGCATAGGCATAGACGTATTTACGCATAGAGTTTCTCTACCGAAGGCACACGAGAGGCAAAGGAGAGCCGAAGCCCTGCTGCTACAAGGACGGTACGAGGAAGCAGCGGAGTGTCAAGAGACAGCAGCCAGCCTCCTGGGAGAAGCCCAAGCAAGACTCGGATCCACCATCGTTCACTTAAACACCTCTGGTTTATCTAGTCAACCATCTCTGGCCGTCAACACCTCTTTGCACTCTTTTGGTACTTTAGAATCCCTCGCGCTGCAAAGAGACTACCACAAAAGACAAGCGGCTGTAGTTAG AATGAAACAAGCTCAATACGAAGAGTACAAAGCTACGCTAGAAAATCAGCAGCGAGAAATACTTAGCAAACAAGCGCCCAAGCAACTTGAAAAGGATGCCATAGAACTGCCATCGGACAAGTTTGATGGAACTTTGCGCCAAGCTATATATAGAACAATCGAAGAGCAAGATAGCCTGTTGAGTCTGATTCCGTTACCAAATAATGAAGATAAAGCCTTCAAGCATCCGAAAGATACTGGCACCGTTATTGAGGAGCTTAAAACCGTTAATTATCAATTACGCTGTCTCGTTGGCAGCTTGTTGACTCAGTTGGAGGCCAAAGAGGAAGAAGTCCGCCAGCTGACGGAACAGCTTCAAGCCGCGTCTGTCAGTCCTAACGACGAAACCACATCGGATAACGGACATTCTTTGCGACTCGCACCCCTACCGCCTCTAACGCCTCTCGAGATGCCCCTTTTCGATTTTACGTCCACGTAA
- the LOC143374265 gene encoding nuclear receptor-binding factor 2 isoform X2, whose translation METSILNAAHERQRRAEALLLQGRYEEAAECQETAASLLGEAQARLGSTIVHLNTSGLSSQPSLAVNTSLHSFGTLESLALQRDYHKRQAAVVRMKQAQYEEYKATLENQQREILSKQAPKQLEKDAIELPSDKFDGTLRQAIYRTIEEQDSLLSLIPLPNNEDKAFKHPKDTGTVIEELKTVNYQLRCLVGSLLTQLEAKEEEVRQLTEQLQAASVSPNDETTSDNGHSLRLAPLPPLTPLEMPLFDFTST comes from the exons ATGGAGACTTCAATCCTGAACGCG GCACACGAGAGGCAAAGGAGAGCCGAAGCCCTGCTGCTACAAGGACGGTACGAGGAAGCAGCGGAGTGTCAAGAGACAGCAGCCAGCCTCCTGGGAGAAGCCCAAGCAAGACTCGGATCCACCATCGTTCACTTAAACACCTCTGGTTTATCTAGTCAACCATCTCTGGCCGTCAACACCTCTTTGCACTCTTTTGGTACTTTAGAATCCCTCGCGCTGCAAAGAGACTACCACAAAAGACAAGCGGCTGTAGTTAG AATGAAACAAGCTCAATACGAAGAGTACAAAGCTACGCTAGAAAATCAGCAGCGAGAAATACTTAGCAAACAAGCGCCCAAGCAACTTGAAAAGGATGCCATAGAACTGCCATCGGACAAGTTTGATGGAACTTTGCGCCAAGCTATATATAGAACAATCGAAGAGCAAGATAGCCTGTTGAGTCTGATTCCGTTACCAAATAATGAAGATAAAGCCTTCAAGCATCCGAAAGATACTGGCACCGTTATTGAGGAGCTTAAAACCGTTAATTATCAATTACGCTGTCTCGTTGGCAGCTTGTTGACTCAGTTGGAGGCCAAAGAGGAAGAAGTCCGCCAGCTGACGGAACAGCTTCAAGCCGCGTCTGTCAGTCCTAACGACGAAACCACATCGGATAACGGACATTCTTTGCGACTCGCACCCCTACCGCCTCTAACGCCTCTCGAGATGCCCCTTTTCGATTTTACGTCCACGTAA